In the genome of Roseiconus lacunae, the window GCGGGATCTGCGGTGTGGATAATCACGGGCAACCCGAGTTCACCACATTTGGCCCAAATCGGATCCCAACGCGGGTCGTCGATTTCCACGAGTGTCCCGTCTGGATTCTTGTAACCCAATCCAAATCTTTTAAATACCTTTAACCCACAGACGCCTCGCTCGGCGGCTCGCTCAAGTTCGTCTGCGGTGCGCCGTGCGAACCCCGGCTGGTGACAGGCCCAGAGGTGCGGTGCGTCATCGGGGGCGTTGCCTTGCCAGTCGACGTTGGCAAAGATTGCAAAGCGATCACGATACCGCGTCCACAAATACTCGCGATGTTCGTCGAGTTGTCGGCCGAGCTTCCCGTCCAGCGAAACACAAACAGCGATGTTATTGCGATCCATCAGCCCGACGAAATCCTCGAGAGCTTCGCGGCTGCCACGTAACCGATAGTGCATGTGAATGTGGACATCGACGACCGGCTGACTTGCCTTGGTCAATAAATGTTCTTTGACGACCAATTGTTGTTTCGGTCGAAAATCACGCAACAATAACTCTCCGCCATCGTTCGCGCTCTCTTGGGCTGCCAGCGATTGGACGCAACACCAGGAAAGGGCAATCACAGTCCCACAAAGGAAGGCCCAATCGTACCCACGGATGAACTTAACAATGCAACGAAAAAGTGGGCGAATACGAATTCGCGAAGTGGCGTTTGACGTGTTTGCGAGGACACGTTCGCGATCTGGAAGCGAGTTGAGCCGGACGCCCGCATCGCGCTTTCTCGCTACAATACGGCGGGGGTGGTCCGGAACAGGAAGCGTTGACACGGCGTCTACCAGCTTGGGATGCGAAAGGGTGGCTCAGTGACTGAAGGAGATCTAACCGAGTTTCAAACCGAAGGCGGTCGCTCGACCAGCAAAAAGCTGTCGATGCAGGCTACCGCGCCGCCCTCGGATGTCCCAGGGTATCGGCTGGAGCGTTTTTTGGGCAGCGGCGCGTTCGGCCAGGTCTGGGTCGGTCGCGATTTGAACACCGGGCGCCCCGTCGCGGTCAAGTTTTTCCTGCACCGGGGCGGCGTTAACTGGTCGCTGTTGTCGCACGAAGTGAAGAATTTGGTTCAGCTTTCCGCTGACCGACACATCGTCCAGGTCTTGGAGGTCGGCTGGGACAACGATCCGCCCTACTATGTGATGGAGCTCGTGCCGGGCGGTTCCCTGGAAGACGAATTGACCGACCGTGGGGCGTTGCCCGTTGGCGAAGCGGTGATGCTGTTTCGAAAGATCTGCATCGGGCTCAACCACAGCCACAACAAAGGGGTCCTACATTGTGACTTAAAGCCGGCCAATATCCTGTTGGGCGACGATCATGAACCTCGACTGGCCGACTTTGGACAAAGTCGACTGACCCACGATCAAACGCCGTCGTTGGGCACGCTATTTTACATGGCCCCCGAACAAGCCGACCTGGGATCCTCGCCAAGTAGCTCGTGGGACGTGTACGCCGTCGGTGCGATCATGTATCGGATGCTAACCGGGGGGCCGCCCTACCGTGACGATTCCATCGTCGAACAACTTGACACCGCGGG includes:
- a CDS encoding amidohydrolase family protein — protein: MIALSWCCVQSLAAQESANDGGELLLRDFRPKQQLVVKEHLLTKASQPVVDVHIHMHYRLRGSREALEDFVGLMDRNNIAVCVSLDGKLGRQLDEHREYLWTRYRDRFAIFANVDWQGNAPDDAPHLWACHQPGFARRTADELERAAERGVCGLKVFKRFGLGYKNPDGTLVEIDDPRWDPIWAKCGELGLPVIIHTADPAAFFEPIDRYNERWEELSRHPDWSFYGDQFPSRKALLDARNRVIERHPKTQFIGAHVANNSEDLRTVSRWLDRYPNLWIEPASRIAELGRQPYTARDFLIRYQDRLLFGTDGPWPELRFQLYWRFFETRDESFPYSEKVPPPQGMWSIYGVDLPDDVLKKLYHENAAKLIPGVKERLEKYRSKTNDE